Proteins co-encoded in one Halodesulfovibrio marinisediminis DSM 17456 genomic window:
- a CDS encoding phosphate ABC transporter substrate-binding protein, producing the protein MRPWYYILSAFLVVTLTVPAMAANSVTVKGSTTVLPIMQRAVEAFIAETGTPVAVSGGGSSNGIKALLDGSTDIAMASRTMKGKEIKLAESKNIKPVEHVIALDAVIPIVHPSNTVDNLTSDQLKAIYEGKITNWKEVGGTDGKIIVISRDTSSGTYETWHKIIMKKARVFPGALLQASSGAVLQAVAKNKNAIAYDGIGYINDTVKSLSVDSVMGSAKTAKDKTYPVARTLQIYTTSKPSPDATNLVEFILSPKGQDIVEQAGFIRR; encoded by the coding sequence ATGCGTCCTTGGTACTATATTCTTTCTGCTTTTTTAGTTGTAACCCTTACTGTTCCTGCTATGGCAGCTAATTCTGTTACCGTAAAAGGCTCCACTACTGTACTTCCTATCATGCAACGTGCTGTTGAAGCATTCATCGCTGAAACCGGTACTCCAGTAGCTGTTTCTGGTGGCGGATCTTCAAACGGTATCAAAGCGCTTCTCGACGGCAGCACAGATATAGCTATGGCATCCCGCACAATGAAAGGAAAAGAGATCAAGCTTGCTGAATCTAAAAACATCAAACCGGTTGAACACGTTATTGCACTTGATGCTGTTATCCCTATTGTTCACCCATCCAACACAGTAGACAACCTCACTTCTGATCAGCTTAAAGCGATCTACGAAGGCAAAATTACTAACTGGAAAGAAGTTGGCGGCACCGACGGTAAAATTATCGTTATCTCCCGTGACACATCTTCCGGTACTTACGAAACCTGGCACAAAATTATCATGAAGAAAGCACGAGTATTCCCTGGTGCACTTCTTCAGGCTTCTTCTGGTGCTGTACTTCAGGCTGTAGCGAAAAACAAAAACGCTATCGCATACGACGGCATTGGTTACATCAACGATACGGTTAAATCACTTTCTGTAGACAGCGTCATGGGTAGCGCAAAAACTGCTAAAGACAAAACCTACCCAGTAGCACGGACCCTGCAGATCTACACCACTTCTAAACCTTCTCCAGATGCAACTAACCTCGTTGAATTCATTCTTTCTCCGAAAGGTCAGGATATCGTCGAGCAGGCTGGCTTCATCCGCCGCTAG